In a single window of the Dromaius novaehollandiae isolate bDroNov1 chromosome 17, bDroNov1.hap1, whole genome shotgun sequence genome:
- the USP30 gene encoding ubiquitin carboxyl-terminal hydrolase 30: MLPGGAAQAGGALRRVLRAGAAARYKVMKNWGVIGGIAAALAAGIYVLWGPITERKKRRKGLVPGLLNLGNTCFMNSLLQGLSACPSFIKWLEEFTAQYKTDQNQSTEHRYLSLTLLHLLRALSCQEVTEDDVLDASCLLEVLRMYRWQISSFEEQDAHELFHVLTSSLEDERERQPRVTHLFDVHSLEQPEITQKQISCRTRGSLPPMSNHWKSQHPFHGRLTSNMVCKHCEHQSPVRYDTFDSLSLSIPAAMWGRPMTLDHCLHHFISSESVKDVVCDNCTKIQAEGTLQGQSIENQKTTFVKQLKLGKLPQCLCIHLQRLSWSNQGTPLKRHEHVQFNEFLIMDIYKYHIPVHKSSQNDLNQKNPEEKTSETKDRTAAKPSDAEQPCSTKSLFMNGACSPSFLMSSGTFPLTVFPECSSPVYLYRLMAVVVHHGDMHSGHFVTYRRSPPSPKNPLSISNQWLWISDDTVRKASLQEVLSSSAYLLFYERVHSRVQHQSLELRAEE; this comes from the exons ATgctgcccggcggcgcggcccaggcgggcggggcgctgcggcgggtgctgcgggccggcgcggcggccag GTACAAAGTGATGAAGAACTGGGGCGTTATAGGGGGAATCGCTGCCGCTCTTGCCGCGGGGATCTATGTGCTCTGGGGCCCCATCACGGAGAGAAAGAAACGCAGGAAAG GGCTCGTACCTGGCCTTCTCAACTTAGGAAACACCTGTTTCATGAACTCTTTGCTGCAAGGCTTATCTGCATGTCCATCTTTCATCAAGTGGCTGGAGGAATTTACAGCACAATACAAGACAGACCAGAACCAGTCCACTGAGCATCGATACTTATCCCTTACTTTGCTGCATCTTCTAAGAG CTTTATCTTGCCAAGAGGTAACAGAAGATGATGTCCTGGACGCAAGCTGCTTATTAGAAGTTCTAAGAATGTACAGGTGGCAGATCTCATCATTTGAAGAGCAG GACGCTCATGAACTATTTCATGTCCTTACCTCTTCACTAGAAGATGAACGGGAACGTCAGCCGCGTGTCACACACTTGTTTGATGTGCATTCACTGGAG CAGCCAGAAATAACCCAAAAGCAAATAAGCTGCAGAACAAGAG GTTCTCTTCCCCCTATGTCAAATCACTGGAAGTCTCAGCATCCTTTTCATGGAAGGCTGACTAGCAACATGGTTTGCAAACACTGTGAACACCAG aGTCCTGTGAGGTACGACACTTTTGACAGTCTCTCACTGAGTATTCCAGCAGCTATGTGG GGTCGTCCTATGACACTGGATCACTGTCTCCATCATTTCATCTCCTCTGAATCTGTAAAGGATGTTGTATGTGACAATTGCACTAAA ATTCAGGCAGAAGGGACTCTGCAAGGACAGAGCATAGAAAACCAGAAAACAACATTTGTTAAACAATTAAAGCTAGGAAAG CTCCCTcagtgtttgtgtatccatctgCAAAGACTGAGCTGGTCAAACCAAGGCACTCCTCTGAAACGTCACGAACATGTACAGTTCAATGAGTTCCTGATCATGGACATCTACAAATATCACATTCCTGTTCATAAATCAAGCCAGAATGATCTGAATCAGAAAAACCCTGAAGAGAAAACCTCTGAAACAAAGGACAGGACAGCAGCAAAACCTTCAG ATGCAGAGCAGCCATGTAGCACTAAATCACTCTTTATGAATGGTGCCTGCTCCCCTTCATTTTTAATGTCCTCGGGAACTTTTCCACTTACTGTGTTCCCTGAATGCAG TTCCCCTGTATACCTTTACCGTCTGATGGCAGTTGTAGTTCATCACGGAGACATGCATTCTGGACACTTTGTGACTTACCGTCGCTCTCCACCTTCTCCTAAGAACCCGCTCTCTATCAGCAATCAGTGGTTGTGGATTTCAGATGACACTGTTCGCAAAGCTAGTTTGCAGGAAGTCCTTTCTTCTAGTGCTTACTTGCTTTTTTATGAGCGTGTTCACTCAAGGGTACAGCACCAAAGTTTGGAGTTGAGGGCCGAAGAGTGA